Proteins encoded by one window of Erwinia pyrifoliae DSM 12163:
- the nudK gene encoding GDP-mannose pyrophosphatase NudK, whose translation MSAKINVIKNKILSENGFILRNYTYDLTAKNGTVLQHKREVYDRGNGATILLYNRDKNSVVLTRQFRIATWVNGNPAGELIEACAGLLDDDSPEECIHKESIEETGYAIGEVEKLFELYMSPGGVTELLHFFAAQYSDAQRDNAGGGVGDEAIEVLEMTFPQAWQRVKDGHIKDAKTVILLQHALLAGWLHLD comes from the coding sequence ATGTCAGCCAAGATTAACGTCATTAAAAATAAAATCCTGTCAGAAAACGGGTTCATCCTGCGCAATTACACCTACGATCTCACCGCTAAAAACGGCACTGTCCTGCAGCATAAACGCGAAGTCTACGACCGTGGCAACGGGGCTACCATCCTGCTTTATAACCGCGACAAAAACAGCGTGGTGCTGACGCGCCAGTTTCGTATTGCTACCTGGGTAAACGGTAATCCCGCAGGGGAACTGATTGAGGCTTGTGCCGGGCTGCTGGACGATGACTCCCCGGAAGAGTGCATCCACAAAGAGTCTATAGAGGAAACCGGTTACGCCATTGGCGAGGTGGAAAAGCTGTTTGAGCTGTATATGTCCCCCGGTGGGGTCACTGAATTGCTGCATTTCTTTGCTGCGCAATACAGCGATGCTCAGCGCGATAATGCGGGCGGCGGGGTAGGGGATGAAGCGATTGAGGTGCTGGAAATGACGTTTCCACAGGCCTGGCAGAGGGTCAAAGATGGCCACATCAAAGATGCGAAAACGGTCATTCTGTTACAGCATGCCTTGCTGGCGGGATGGCTGCATTTGGACTGA